The window GCGGCGGTGGTGACCATGGCTTTATTGGCTCCGGTGGCGACGCAGCAGCCTACGCCTGCAATTGAAACGAAGATTCGAATGCCTTGGTGGAACTTGATCGGCGCTATCTTCTGGTAGTATTTCTGGAAACTGAGATTGAAATTACGTGGCGTTATTGCTGCTACTGGCATTTGTCTTACCCAAACCCAAACACTGCTTTCTTCTTCTGCTAACATGTGTCTTGGGCCTTTTGGGTTGTGGTGGAAACCTTTAACGCCCGGTGTCGTTTCGCTTGGCGCTTAATCTTTTCCTTCCTTTATCTTCATGACCATGTTCTATACCCTTAGGTGCGTTTGTTTCACCGGAGTATCTCGGACTGAATTAATTTTAGGAACTAAATTGAATTGGATTAGAATAAACTAAGCTGAACTTAGTGAAGCATTTGGTCTAGTCTCCAACTAAAAGTAgataacaaaatattttttttttccaaaaaaataaaaaaaaataaaactctatGTCTCTCCCTTTTCTTTGGTCAAACTCTCTATCCTCCTTTTTCTCCatctctttcattttcttttcccgTCCAACTCCTCCTCCCCCACCCTCTCACCATCTTCATTTCTTCTCACAACTTCATAATCCACTGTATATCTTCATAATCGACACCATTTTCCTATGTAATTGGCTCGAAggtgaaagataaaaaaaggCTTGCGATCAGggatttttatgttttctgGGGTTTGTGCTCCACATCAATCTCATCGTTGATTCAAGCTCATcccacaatattttttttttttctgggttcaaatttttctgggttttctggTTGTTGAAAGCGAGGAAGAAGGAGATGGGAAGGGCAAAGCGGAGCAGAGATAGCAAAAGACCCGTCTTTGCCGTTGTTCGGGTCAACCCAGATGCCAAAAAGGCGATGGGTTTGCGGGACGATGGAGATCCGCGACAACCGTTTCTTATTTGGTCATGGGAGAAAAAGGGCTGATGCTGCTCATGTGGGTCACTGTTATGATCCAATTCTGTGATTGCTTTGATCACAAGGAAGAAGacgaaaatgcaaatgggaaaaAGTagttttgataggagcatatttatgctacttagttatgttgtttccttgcatttagttagctaagtactacttattatagtgttttaagctattttcatgtgtttgtaggtcctaatgacaaagttggcaagaaaaggcaattttgagccttttagagcagttttgggcttattatggatagcttgtatatggagcaaggtggatggacgaatttggagtcaaaagaggctaggaacatgctacaaatcaaaaaagacaagttcaagacaaagaagataaggaaagagcaagaaatatggaaacttatcctaacagccttatcttatccaaaccttatcctatcttatcctaacctaatcttgttccaccttaattctagctgcaagtggacctaaatacatgatttctagaagccttatctgatCTTAAAAGAGTGTcgcacccttcccccttttatttcttctagaaacacccaaaatcagccacaaaacacattattTCTAAAAGGCCTAATTTTGGGCGAATTTCCTTAacctttttcctcttggattctgatttgaaTTGGCCCTTTTCctattggatttggattgtataagtccatatcaGAAATTAATTGGGCTATGAATTAATTCCCAAGCCTTGTGCCGCACCCTAGAAGCCCTAATCCTTTGTTTCTGCTAAGTCTAACCTTAATTCTGATTTCCTAGGGTTTTGCCGtaaactatatatatgtatttcactTTTTGCCGCACCCCTTACACACCCTAGGCAGCCATTCATCCTTCCattgattcattcattcacaccagACCCCATACATTCAGAAACATAACTTGTGGCGCAACCTTGGGAGAAGAAGGAGTGTGtcgtggcttccataggagaaagaagaccttgtgccgcaagcaatctgcatccattggagacttttagagttctttcttccctcgtttcgtttccatgtttattttaatttgcttttcaattgttatgaacataaGTAACTAAATTTTATGCACAAGGCGTATGACAAAGTGGAGTATGACTTCTTAGTGGCCGTCGTGCAGGGTCTGGGATTCGATCAGGATTGGTGTCCGCTGGTTCTTCGGTGCATCTTTTCGGTCAATTTTTCCATCATTCTAAATGGTACCCCAGGAAAAAAGTTTGCTACATCGCGTGGCTTATGTCAAGGGATCCGTTATCACCTTATCTTTTCTTGTTCGTTAGTGAGGTTTTTTCTCTACTCATTTCACAGGCGTGTGAACAGCATGCTCTGTTCGGAGTTCAACTTAATCTATATGGCCATACTATCTCACATATTTTCTTTGCTGATGATACCCTCATGTTTCTTAAAGCAGATAAGGAGAATTGCCACaatttgatgaaattaattGAGATATATTTTGAGGCTTCGGGACAACAGGTTAATCTTCAAAAGTCTAGTGTTTTCTTTGGGTCGAATGTTCCCGCGGGTTTATCGGAGGAGTTTGGGGCTGTCCTGCGAATGCCAATTGTGGATAATCCTGGGACGTATCTGGGTGTGCCAGCTATGTGGGGAAGATCCAAATCTAAGGGGTTGGCTTATGTGAAGGATCCGATTATGAGGAAAATTCAAGGTTGGCAGCATGTTCTTCTATCGCAGGCGGGGAAAGAGGTTTTGATTAAGGCGATGGTTCAGGCAATCCCGGTTTATTAGATGAATTTGTTCAAGTTTCCTGAGACTAGTTGTAAGAAAATGGATTCTTTGATTACAAATTTCTGGTGGGGGCATGCTACGGGGGAACGGCATATCCATTGTGTTTCTAAGGATAATCTTAGACTTCCGAAAGCTCAAGGGGGGTTGGGTTTTCGCAGCTTTATGGAGTTTAATGATGCCCTCTTAGCAAAATAATGATGGCGATTAATTCAGGAACTGGAATCATTGTGGGCGAGGGTATTGAAGGCTTGATATTTTCCTCATTGTTCTTTTTTAGAGGCTAAGCAGGGAGGCAAAGCTTCTTGGGCGAGCTTGTTACGGGGTAGAGATCTTTTGCTAAATGGAGCCCACTGGTAGGTGATAAGTGGCCATCAGATTAGGCTTTGGCGGGATCATTGGTTGCCCTCGCTTCCGGATGGTCACCCTATCCCTTCAAGAGATGTGCAGGTTTGCTATAATACCACTATGGATTTCATTATTAATCCAGCAACTGGGGACTGGAATGTTGAGTTTATTAGACCGTTTATCTCGATGGAGGCACTTGATGCTATTTTGGCAACTCCAATTGGTGATACTATGTTAAATGATCAGTTGGTGTGGCCTTTTGTTTAGATTGGTGTTTATTCTGTCAAATCTAGTTATCATTGGCAACGTTCTCAGGTCACTCACAAACTTCCCCGACACTCCTCATCGGCTGTATCTAATTTAGCGATCTTATAGAAGCAGGTGTGGCAACTCAAGACTCACCCTAAACTAAGATGTTTCATGTGGAAGACTTTGCATTGTGCACTGCCCATAATGGCAGCTCTATATAACTGGAAATCAGCGCCTTCACCGCTTTGCCTTTTATGTCATACTCATGAGAAGTCAGTTGAACACTTGTTTCTCTTCTGTTTATGGGTGATAGCTATTTGGTTTTGGGGTGCTTTAACATATCAAGTGAACAGAAGGGAAATTACTTCGTGGGGAAATTGGCTTCTTACTATTATCCAGGATAATGCTCACTAGAAGGAAGATTTGGAGCGCTTTATGTCTCTTATTGCATTTTCTTGTTGGCATATTTGGAAAGCAAGGTGTAGTTTCCTATTCTAACATACATCTTTTAACCCATTACGGGTCCTCTCCATTATTTCCACCAGTGTTGCTGCTTTCCTTGATGCTACGCAGGTTACCTTAAGTTGCATGGGACAACATCCATTTCATCGGGAGGGACAGGTTCGATGACTGCCACCAAATCTTCCTTTTGTCAAAATAAATGTTGATGCAAGTTGGAATGTTGCTACGGGGTTTGGTTATACAGGAGTTGTGGTTTAGGGTTCTTTGGAAAATTTTCTTGCAGCTTGCAAAACAAGGATTCGTGCGACTTGTGCGGCTAGTGTGAAAGTGTTGGCTTTGCACGCTGGCTATGAGTTGGGTCTCTATTTGAATTTGACTCATGTGGTGGTTGAATCTAATTCTCAAGGAACTATTTCATGTATGCGAGGTTTAATCTTTGAGGGCAGATGATAGGCTTATCCTATTTCAGCAAAGTGTTTGAAGCTTGGGGAGGCCTTTTAGGATTATCGCTGGTCTTGGGTTCCAAGATTAGCCAATTTAGAGGTGGGCCATTTGGCGTCGTGGAGATGTGCGGAGATGTGTGATGTGTCTTGGGTCGATCGACCCCCATCCTCGCTAGTGCATTAATTGAATAAGGATGGTTTACCTTGCCCACCTTAATTTTGTGTGGGAGGTGCAAGGGGGGAAACATTGAGCCTTGCTTGAGTGTTGGGTCTTCTACCCCCTTGTTCTTCTTGTCTATTTTTTGGTTGATTGCCTGTGTTTTGGCTTTTGTTGTATTGTTGGGCATCTTTTGCCTAGTTTACATAGTTCCAGTttgccaaaaaagaaaaaaaaatcggtAATTTATAACAAAATTCAACCACCCTCGTCCCTCCTTCGAACCTAATTTCTCATGGTAATACTAGGACACGTGTTCGGCAGTTAGAGCCCCCATGACCATAAAGGCCAATTTGTCTTTTGAGTGGGAATCCTAGTCCAGTCAATAAGATCCCATTGATTTTTGAAAAGCCATATGAATGTTTGAATTAATTTCTCAAATGCAACCTCTAAACTTGGAAAAGATCTTTGTAGGATCCTTCTAGGGATCCTAGAGATTCCGTGTTTCGGACTGGCCATCATATATTATATGGTCATTTTTTGTAAAATGCTattcatattaaattttaaattttaaaataatttttaactacatgatatataataaacagTTCAAATTACAAGTTTCATAAAATCCCCAAAAAAACGATCTCCAccctttataaaataaataaaataaaattc of the Pyrus communis chromosome 1, drPyrComm1.1, whole genome shotgun sequence genome contains:
- the LOC137724941 gene encoding uncharacterized protein, which gives rise to MEIRDNRFLFGHGRKRADAAHACEQHALFGVQLNLYGHTISHIFFADDTLMFLKADKENCHNLMKLIEIYFEASGQQVNLQKSSVFFGSNVPAGLSEEFGAVLRMPIVDNPGTYLGVPAMWGRSKSKGLAYVKDPIMRKIQGWQHVLLSQAGKEVLIKAMVQAIPVY